In a genomic window of Echeneis naucrates chromosome 4, fEcheNa1.1, whole genome shotgun sequence:
- the LOC115041907 gene encoding fizzy-related protein homolog isoform X1, which yields MDPEYEHRLLRQINIQNDNLSPVKVRRSLHSRTSNGSPLSSPNKLGDRFIPSRAGANWNINFHRINENETSPSQNRKTKDASSDIIKADGLAYSALLKNELLGAGIEKIQDPQTEDRRLQPTTPEKRSLFNYSFNSKRLSPEDGANISPYSLSPVSNKSQKLLRSPRKPTRKISKIPFKVLDAPELQDDFYLNLVDWSSLNVLSVGLGTCVYLWSACTSQVTRLCDLSVEGDSVTSVGWSERGNLVAVGTHKGYVQIWDAGAGKKLFALEGHTARVGALAWNADQLSSGSRDRMILQRDIRTPPLQSERRLQGHRQEVCGLKWSTDHQLLASGGNDNKLLVWNHSSLSPVQTYMDHLAAVKAIAWSPHQHGLLASGGGTADRCIRFWNTLTSQPLQCMDTGSQVCNLAWSKHANELVSTHGYSQNQILVWKYPALTQVAKLTGHSYRVLYLAMSPDGEAIVTGAGDETLRFWNVFSKTRSSKESVSVLNLFTRIR from the exons ATGGATCCAGAATATGAGCATCGTCTGCTCCGCCAAATTAACATCCAAAATGATAACTTGAGTCCAGTT aaagtGAGACGGAGTCTCCACAGTCGAACATCCAATGGTTCCCCTTTATCCTCACCCAATAAGCTTGGAGACAGATTTATTCCATCAAGAGCGGGGGCCAACTGGAACATCAACTTCCATAGGATTAAT GAAAATGAGACATCACCAAGCCAGAACAGAAAAACTAAGGATGCCTCCTCAGATATTATCAAAG CAGATGGGCTGGCCTACTCTGCCTTGCTGAAGAATGAGCTGCTGGGAGCAGGAATAGAAAAGATTCAGGACCCTCAGACAGAAGACCGACGTTTACAGCCAACCACTCCTGAGAAGAGGAGTCTTTTCAAT TATTCATTCAATTCGAAAAGATTGTCTCCAGAAGATGGTGCCAACATCTCCCCTTACTCTCTGTCACCTGTCAGCAACAAAAG TCAAAAATTGTTACGCTCACCAAGGAAACCAACTCGCAAGATCTCAAAGATCCCCTTTAAAGTGCTTGATGCTCCAGAGCTCCAGGATGACTTTTACCTCAACTTAGTGGACTGGTCTTCTCTCAACGTGCTCAGTGTTGGGCTGGGCACATGTGTTTACCTGTGGAGTGCCTGTACCAGCCAG GTAACGAGGCTGTGTGATCTGTCGGTGGAGGGAGACTCCGTTACATCAGTTGGGTGGTCTGAAAGG ggtaACTTGGTGGCAGTGGGGACTCACAAAGGATATGTTCAGATCTGGGACGCTGGTGCTGGGAAGAAACTGTTCGCCTTGGAGGGACACACAGCTAGAGTTG GAGCATTAGCATGGAATGCAGACCAGTTGTCTTCAGGAAGCCGTGACCGTATGATTCTTCAAAGAGACATACGGACGCCTCCGCTGCAGTCAGAAAGACGGTTACAgggacacagacaggaagtgtgtggCTTGAAGTGGAGCACTGACCATCAGCTGCTGGCTTCTGGTGGCAATGACAACAAG CTGCTGGTCTGGAACCACTCTTCGCTGAGCCCGGTCCAGACATACATGGATCACCTGGCTGCAGTTAAAGCCATTGCCTGGTCCCCCCACCAGCACGGCCTGCTGGCTTCCGGAGGCGGCACTGCCGATCGGTGTATTAGATTTTGGAACACGCTCACTTCACAGCCACTGCAGTGCATGGACACTGGCTCACAAGTCTGCAACCTGGCCTGGTCCAAGCATGCCAATGAGCTG GTGAGCACCCATGGCTACTCTCAGAACCAGATCTTGGTGTGGAAATATCCAGCTCTCACTCAGGTGGCCAAGCTCACGGGACACTCGTACCGAGTGCTGTACCTg gcCATGTCCCCAGATGGTGAAGCGATCGTGACAGGAGCTGGGGATGAGACTCTGCGCTTCTGGAatgttttcagcaaaacaaGGTCATCAAAG GAATCTGTATCCGTTTTAAATCTCTTCACCAGGATAAGGtaa
- the LOC115041907 gene encoding fizzy-related protein homolog isoform X2 — protein MDPEYEHRLLRQINIQNDNLSPVKVRRSLHSRTSNGSPLSSPNKLGDRFIPSRAGANWNINFHRINENETSPSQNRKTKDASSDIIKDGLAYSALLKNELLGAGIEKIQDPQTEDRRLQPTTPEKRSLFNYSFNSKRLSPEDGANISPYSLSPVSNKSQKLLRSPRKPTRKISKIPFKVLDAPELQDDFYLNLVDWSSLNVLSVGLGTCVYLWSACTSQVTRLCDLSVEGDSVTSVGWSERGNLVAVGTHKGYVQIWDAGAGKKLFALEGHTARVGALAWNADQLSSGSRDRMILQRDIRTPPLQSERRLQGHRQEVCGLKWSTDHQLLASGGNDNKLLVWNHSSLSPVQTYMDHLAAVKAIAWSPHQHGLLASGGGTADRCIRFWNTLTSQPLQCMDTGSQVCNLAWSKHANELVSTHGYSQNQILVWKYPALTQVAKLTGHSYRVLYLAMSPDGEAIVTGAGDETLRFWNVFSKTRSSKESVSVLNLFTRIR, from the exons ATGGATCCAGAATATGAGCATCGTCTGCTCCGCCAAATTAACATCCAAAATGATAACTTGAGTCCAGTT aaagtGAGACGGAGTCTCCACAGTCGAACATCCAATGGTTCCCCTTTATCCTCACCCAATAAGCTTGGAGACAGATTTATTCCATCAAGAGCGGGGGCCAACTGGAACATCAACTTCCATAGGATTAAT GAAAATGAGACATCACCAAGCCAGAACAGAAAAACTAAGGATGCCTCCTCAGATATTATCAAAG ATGGGCTGGCCTACTCTGCCTTGCTGAAGAATGAGCTGCTGGGAGCAGGAATAGAAAAGATTCAGGACCCTCAGACAGAAGACCGACGTTTACAGCCAACCACTCCTGAGAAGAGGAGTCTTTTCAAT TATTCATTCAATTCGAAAAGATTGTCTCCAGAAGATGGTGCCAACATCTCCCCTTACTCTCTGTCACCTGTCAGCAACAAAAG TCAAAAATTGTTACGCTCACCAAGGAAACCAACTCGCAAGATCTCAAAGATCCCCTTTAAAGTGCTTGATGCTCCAGAGCTCCAGGATGACTTTTACCTCAACTTAGTGGACTGGTCTTCTCTCAACGTGCTCAGTGTTGGGCTGGGCACATGTGTTTACCTGTGGAGTGCCTGTACCAGCCAG GTAACGAGGCTGTGTGATCTGTCGGTGGAGGGAGACTCCGTTACATCAGTTGGGTGGTCTGAAAGG ggtaACTTGGTGGCAGTGGGGACTCACAAAGGATATGTTCAGATCTGGGACGCTGGTGCTGGGAAGAAACTGTTCGCCTTGGAGGGACACACAGCTAGAGTTG GAGCATTAGCATGGAATGCAGACCAGTTGTCTTCAGGAAGCCGTGACCGTATGATTCTTCAAAGAGACATACGGACGCCTCCGCTGCAGTCAGAAAGACGGTTACAgggacacagacaggaagtgtgtggCTTGAAGTGGAGCACTGACCATCAGCTGCTGGCTTCTGGTGGCAATGACAACAAG CTGCTGGTCTGGAACCACTCTTCGCTGAGCCCGGTCCAGACATACATGGATCACCTGGCTGCAGTTAAAGCCATTGCCTGGTCCCCCCACCAGCACGGCCTGCTGGCTTCCGGAGGCGGCACTGCCGATCGGTGTATTAGATTTTGGAACACGCTCACTTCACAGCCACTGCAGTGCATGGACACTGGCTCACAAGTCTGCAACCTGGCCTGGTCCAAGCATGCCAATGAGCTG GTGAGCACCCATGGCTACTCTCAGAACCAGATCTTGGTGTGGAAATATCCAGCTCTCACTCAGGTGGCCAAGCTCACGGGACACTCGTACCGAGTGCTGTACCTg gcCATGTCCCCAGATGGTGAAGCGATCGTGACAGGAGCTGGGGATGAGACTCTGCGCTTCTGGAatgttttcagcaaaacaaGGTCATCAAAG GAATCTGTATCCGTTTTAAATCTCTTCACCAGGATAAGGtaa
- the haus5 gene encoding HAUS augmin-like complex subunit 5 isoform X1 produces the protein MVDRSLVQELKRWATEEFSLPPDSMPSDSYFKTLCVGKGKSVWKYIVQHVFQQRNVRIIRGNLQWYKVLQDKELKQSEGQSEAAKRRDLQRKIEQMRAEIAHLDSQISGTEEQLATQEESISRTWAQVEDSQRRELLLQAFRRHCILGSKMLSEDTQKIRDHCQALEQIARKGAVEVLFDDKSGSNSDGDNLNFRNTAEAQVLREVRKLCDDRIHFFQSLQECELKTVQPAAKHVNREQRTAMFQYWLSSAENLLCGYPPNHVLSALQCLASREQRELEDKLASLDVTQDVTTLRFRYESNRLLDMSAEEDNELPSVKTLLQAAWEEVAQSFMELAHTKSRVQQLKNQLEARKKEAQQELSGIGDELHNDSMALSALELELQCVMQATARDHIRHQCIQLDQHARSRQEVLRNLRSQWQSILNFRQLVVLRQEEIRGLIKGNSMAKTELIQLHKQLQEFIQAKLVPQFDNAISAANSLRNSISKEARQFGMVSILALDRRTVEGIKRIPASWLSIHRLQSSTFSCLCKGLGFPLYKAPEELCYQARSQQLELRFLRQLLQLHSASLQKIQSEAKMWHTSDHKALLSRVTEVDENIQKSLVPRVRGLTQRCAQGLSYGDQVKTAISYWWDQPVQHVLPDISKGGLTFQQWLQRWKLAANAC, from the exons ATGGTAGACAGAAGTCTTGTGCAGGAGTTGAAGCGTTGGGCGACGGAGGAGTTCAGTCTGCCTCCGGACAGCATGCCAAGTGACAGCTATTTTAAAAC ACTCTGCGTCGGGAAAGGGAAGTCAGTATGGAAATATATAGTCCAACACGTTTTCCAACAGAG GAATGTGAGGATCATACGTGGAAATCTACAATG GTACAAAGTTCTTCAAGACAAAGAG CTGAAGCAGTCTGAGGGCCAGAGTGAGGCTGCTAAGCGGAGAGACCTCCAGAGGAAGATAGAGCAGATGAGAGCAGAGATCGCTCACCTAGACTCTCAGATCAGTGGAACAGAGGAACAGTTGGCCACACAAG AAGAGTCTATTAGTCGTACCTGGGCCCAGGTGGAGGACAGTCAGCGCAGAGAGCTGCTTCTCCAGGCCTTCAGGCGACACTGCATTTTGGGATCCAAGATGTTATCAGAGGATACACAAAAGATCAGGGACCACTGCCAGGCCCTGGAACAGATAGCCAG GAAAGGAGCGGTTGAAGTGCTGTTTGATGATAAGTCTGGAAGCAACAGTGATGGTGACAATCTCAActtcagaaacacagcagaggcacAGGTCCTG CGTGAAGTGAGAAAGCTATGTGATGACAGGATCCACTTCTTTCAGTCGTTACAAGAGTGTGAATTAAAAACGGTGCAACCTGCAGCAAAACA TGTGAACCGTGAGCAGAGAACTGCCATGTTTCAGTACTGGCTGAGCTCTGCGGAG AACCTGCTATGTGGTTATCCTCCAAACCATGTCCTCTCAGCTTTACAATGTTTAGCTTCCAGAGAACAGAGGGAGCTAGAGGACAAACTGGCTTCTCTGGATGTGACTCAGGATGTGACTACTCTGCG ATTCCGCTATGAAAGCAATCGCCTGCTCGACATGTCAGCAGAGGAAGATAATGAGTTACCATCAGTTAAAACCCTTTTACag gctGCCTGGGAAGAGGTGGCGCAGAGTTTTATGGAGTTGGCTCATACAAAATCCAGAGTCCAGCAGCTCAAAAACCAACTGGAGGCTCGCAAGAAGGAGGCTCAGCAGGAGCTGTCTGGGATAGGAGATGAACTTCACAACGACAGCATGGCATT GTCGGCTCTAGAGCTGGAACTCCAGTGTGTGATGCAGGCAACAGCGCGAGATCACATCAGACACCAGTGTATCCAACTGGATCAACATGCCAGAAGCAGACAGGAGGTGCTTAGAAACCTCCGCAGCCAGTGGCAGAGCATCCTGAACTTCAGACAGCTAGTG GTTCTTCGACAGGAAGAGATCAGAGGTCTGATTAAGGGGAACTCCATGGCCAAGACAGAGCTGATCCAGCTACACAAGCAG TTACAGGAATTCATCCAGGCTAAGCTGGTGCCACAGTTTGACAATGCGATTTCTGCAGCCAACAGTCTAAGGAACTCTATTTCTAAGGAGGCTAGACAGTTTGGAATGGTTTCAATTCTTGCTCTGGACCGCAGGACAGTTGAAGG AATTAAGAGGATCCCTGCATCATGGTTGTCCATCCATCGCTTGCAGTCATCAACCTTCAGCTGCTTGTGTAAGGGCTTGGGTTTTCCACTGTACAAG GCCCCAGAGGAGCTCTGTTACCAAGCACGCTCCCAGCAGCTTGAGCTACGTTTTCTCCGTCAGTTACTGCAACTTCATTCTGCTTCTCTGCAGAAAATACAGAGCGAAGCCAAAATGTGGCATACATCTGATCACAAAG CTTTGTTATCCAGGGTCACAGAGGTGGATGAGAACATTCAAAAGTCTCTGGTACCAAGAGTCAGAGGCCTCACTCAGCGTTGTGCACAGGGCCTTTCTTATGGGGATCAAGTCAAAACTGCCATCTCCTACTG GTGGGATCAACCAGTCCAGCATGTACTCCCTGACATCAGCAAAGGAGGACTGACTTTTCAGCAGTGGCTCCAAAGATGGAAACTGGCTGCCAATGCCTGTTAA
- the haus5 gene encoding HAUS augmin-like complex subunit 5 isoform X2, producing the protein MEIYSPTRFPTEECEDHTWKSTMLKQSEGQSEAAKRRDLQRKIEQMRAEIAHLDSQISGTEEQLATQEESISRTWAQVEDSQRRELLLQAFRRHCILGSKMLSEDTQKIRDHCQALEQIARKGAVEVLFDDKSGSNSDGDNLNFRNTAEAQVLREVRKLCDDRIHFFQSLQECELKTVQPAAKHVNREQRTAMFQYWLSSAENLLCGYPPNHVLSALQCLASREQRELEDKLASLDVTQDVTTLRFRYESNRLLDMSAEEDNELPSVKTLLQAAWEEVAQSFMELAHTKSRVQQLKNQLEARKKEAQQELSGIGDELHNDSMALSALELELQCVMQATARDHIRHQCIQLDQHARSRQEVLRNLRSQWQSILNFRQLVVLRQEEIRGLIKGNSMAKTELIQLHKQLQEFIQAKLVPQFDNAISAANSLRNSISKEARQFGMVSILALDRRTVEGIKRIPASWLSIHRLQSSTFSCLCKGLGFPLYKAPEELCYQARSQQLELRFLRQLLQLHSASLQKIQSEAKMWHTSDHKALLSRVTEVDENIQKSLVPRVRGLTQRCAQGLSYGDQVKTAISYWWDQPVQHVLPDISKGGLTFQQWLQRWKLAANAC; encoded by the exons ATGGAAATATATAGTCCAACACGTTTTCCAACAGAG GAATGTGAGGATCATACGTGGAAATCTACAATG CTGAAGCAGTCTGAGGGCCAGAGTGAGGCTGCTAAGCGGAGAGACCTCCAGAGGAAGATAGAGCAGATGAGAGCAGAGATCGCTCACCTAGACTCTCAGATCAGTGGAACAGAGGAACAGTTGGCCACACAAG AAGAGTCTATTAGTCGTACCTGGGCCCAGGTGGAGGACAGTCAGCGCAGAGAGCTGCTTCTCCAGGCCTTCAGGCGACACTGCATTTTGGGATCCAAGATGTTATCAGAGGATACACAAAAGATCAGGGACCACTGCCAGGCCCTGGAACAGATAGCCAG GAAAGGAGCGGTTGAAGTGCTGTTTGATGATAAGTCTGGAAGCAACAGTGATGGTGACAATCTCAActtcagaaacacagcagaggcacAGGTCCTG CGTGAAGTGAGAAAGCTATGTGATGACAGGATCCACTTCTTTCAGTCGTTACAAGAGTGTGAATTAAAAACGGTGCAACCTGCAGCAAAACA TGTGAACCGTGAGCAGAGAACTGCCATGTTTCAGTACTGGCTGAGCTCTGCGGAG AACCTGCTATGTGGTTATCCTCCAAACCATGTCCTCTCAGCTTTACAATGTTTAGCTTCCAGAGAACAGAGGGAGCTAGAGGACAAACTGGCTTCTCTGGATGTGACTCAGGATGTGACTACTCTGCG ATTCCGCTATGAAAGCAATCGCCTGCTCGACATGTCAGCAGAGGAAGATAATGAGTTACCATCAGTTAAAACCCTTTTACag gctGCCTGGGAAGAGGTGGCGCAGAGTTTTATGGAGTTGGCTCATACAAAATCCAGAGTCCAGCAGCTCAAAAACCAACTGGAGGCTCGCAAGAAGGAGGCTCAGCAGGAGCTGTCTGGGATAGGAGATGAACTTCACAACGACAGCATGGCATT GTCGGCTCTAGAGCTGGAACTCCAGTGTGTGATGCAGGCAACAGCGCGAGATCACATCAGACACCAGTGTATCCAACTGGATCAACATGCCAGAAGCAGACAGGAGGTGCTTAGAAACCTCCGCAGCCAGTGGCAGAGCATCCTGAACTTCAGACAGCTAGTG GTTCTTCGACAGGAAGAGATCAGAGGTCTGATTAAGGGGAACTCCATGGCCAAGACAGAGCTGATCCAGCTACACAAGCAG TTACAGGAATTCATCCAGGCTAAGCTGGTGCCACAGTTTGACAATGCGATTTCTGCAGCCAACAGTCTAAGGAACTCTATTTCTAAGGAGGCTAGACAGTTTGGAATGGTTTCAATTCTTGCTCTGGACCGCAGGACAGTTGAAGG AATTAAGAGGATCCCTGCATCATGGTTGTCCATCCATCGCTTGCAGTCATCAACCTTCAGCTGCTTGTGTAAGGGCTTGGGTTTTCCACTGTACAAG GCCCCAGAGGAGCTCTGTTACCAAGCACGCTCCCAGCAGCTTGAGCTACGTTTTCTCCGTCAGTTACTGCAACTTCATTCTGCTTCTCTGCAGAAAATACAGAGCGAAGCCAAAATGTGGCATACATCTGATCACAAAG CTTTGTTATCCAGGGTCACAGAGGTGGATGAGAACATTCAAAAGTCTCTGGTACCAAGAGTCAGAGGCCTCACTCAGCGTTGTGCACAGGGCCTTTCTTATGGGGATCAAGTCAAAACTGCCATCTCCTACTG GTGGGATCAACCAGTCCAGCATGTACTCCCTGACATCAGCAAAGGAGGACTGACTTTTCAGCAGTGGCTCCAAAGATGGAAACTGGCTGCCAATGCCTGTTAA